A single region of the Gossypium arboreum isolate Shixiya-1 chromosome 12, ASM2569848v2, whole genome shotgun sequence genome encodes:
- the LOC108478787 gene encoding stemmadenine O-acetyltransferase-like, translated as MFDTGNMYWGMTSTSSGWQSTSDWRRYETSRKRNDVLPTTSIGEGTSFIADDSGSDDESDVDPRQELGLDGAEVELFSELEPIPTIPKDVEGDNMLLKVQVISEEIVKPSSPTADRLRRYQLSFLDQLNASFYNALVYFYPKICDTEANKITVSNRLKHSISNALTYFYPLAGRITDDQLFVDCNDEGIPFLEVGVKCQLSDVLNNPIPKELNKLLPFDFHGAKKVPLGIQFNVFDCGGIAVGVCISHKIGDALSFFSFVNMWAAIARGETNLIAPEFKSASLFPPRDLWGYTPGASLIKKGQTITKRFVFCATKVEEIRRKYAENTNQTRPTRVEALSAFIWERFLTAFGARSRPDTLCAIVHLVNLRARIEPPMPGSLFGNLSGLAMTIPSMDSNIVTQIRDSIKTVNKEYVMKLKNGYTHQEYLRDMATSYGKGEMVTLTFTSLCRFPMYEADFGWGKPIWAGSADRQIKNVTTLTDAINGDGIEAWVTLNEEEMAKFDCDEELLAYVNNPKSL; from the exons ATGTTTGATACTGGAAATATGTACtggggaatgacatcaacttctagtggttggcaatccacaTCGGATTGGAGACGTTATGAAACATCTAGAAAAAGGAATGATGTACTTCCTACGACATCCATCGGCGAGGGGACCTCGTTCATTGCAGATGATAGTGGGTCGGATGATGAGTCCGATGTGGATCCACGTCAAGAGCTTGGCCTCGATGGTGCAGAAGTTGAATTATTTTCTGAACTGGAGCCTATTCCAACCATACCTAAAGATGTTGAAGG GGACAACATGCTGCTTAAGGTCCAAGTGATTTCCGAAGAGATTGTAAAGCCATCATCTCCGACTGCCGATAGACTGCGTCGATACCAACTATCGTTCCTAGATCAATTAAATGCCTCGTTCTATAATGCTTTGGTCTATTTCTACCCAAAAATATGCGATACTGAAGCCAACAAAATCACAGTTTCCAATCGGTTGAAACACTCCATTTCCAATGCCCTTACCTATTTTTACCCACTGGCTGGTCGGATAACGGATGACCAGTTGTTTGTTGATTGCAACGATGAGGGGATACCCTTTTTGGAAGTTGGAGTGAAGTGCCAACTTTCAGATGTTTTAAACAATCCAATTCCCAAAGAACTCAACAAGTTGCTTCCTTTTGATTTCCATGGTGCTAAAAAAGTTCCCCTTGGAATCCAATTCAACGTTTTCGACTGTGGGGGGATAGCGGTTGGTGTTTGTATTTCCCACAAAATTGGAGACGCCCTTTCATTTTTCTCGTTTGTGAATATGTGGGCAGCCATTGCTCGTGGAGAGACGAATTTGATTGCCCCCGAATTCAAATCAGCCTCGCTTTTCCCACCACGAGACCTTTGGGGATACACGCCAGGAGCTAGTTTAATAAAAAAAGGACAAACAATAACCAAGAGATTCGTGTTTTGTGCCACCAAAGTGGAGGAAATTAGAAGAAAATATGCTGAGAATACTAACCAAACACGCCCGACTCGTGTTGAGGCCTTATCAGCTTTCATATGGGAGCGTTTCCTTACTGCCTTTGGTGCAAGATCAAGACCAGATACGCTTTGCGCAATTGTTCACTTGGTAAATTTACGTGCGAGAATTGAGCCTCCAATGCCGGGTTCTTTATTTGGAAACCTTTCTGGCTTAGCAATGACTATCCCATCCATGGACAGTAACATCGTTACCCAAATAAGAGACTCCATAAAAACAGTGAACAAGGAGTACGTGATGAAACTAAAAAATGGATATACTCACCAGGAATATCTTAGGGATATGGCAACAAGTTATGGCAAAGGCGAGATGGTTACCTTAACGTTCACAAGTTTATGCAGGTTTCCTATGTACGAAGCTGATTTTGGTTGGGGGAAACCCATATGGGCTGGCTCTGCAGATCGACAAATAAAGAATGTAACTACTTTAACGGACGCCATAAATGGTGATGGAATAGAGGCTTGGGTTACCTTAAATGAAGAAGAAATGGCGAAATTTGATTGTGATGAGGAATTGCTTGCATATGTTAATAACCCAAAAAGCTTGTAA